A window of the Helianthus annuus cultivar XRQ/B chromosome 4, HanXRQr2.0-SUNRISE, whole genome shotgun sequence genome harbors these coding sequences:
- the LOC110926364 gene encoding cinnamyl alcohol dehydrogenase 1 yields the protein MGSLKEEMKTTGWAARDPSGVLSPYTFTLRNKGAEDVLLKVICCGICHTDLHQIKNDLGMSNYPMVPGHEVVGEVMEVGPEVTKFKVGDCVGVGCLVGCCGSCRPCKADVEQYCNKKIWSYNDVYTDGRPTQGGFAGSMVVHQKFVVKIPEGMSPEQVAPLLCAGVTVYSPLNHFGLKESGLRGGILGLGGVGHMGVLIAKAMGHHVTVISSSDKKKEEALDVLGADDYLVSSDVERMHELADSFDYIIDTVPVHHPLEPSLTLLKLDGKLILMGVINVPLQFVSPLLMIGRKTITGTFIGSMTETQEMLEFCKEKGVRSTIEVVKMDYVNTAMERLAKNDVRYRFVVDVIGSNLGNE from the exons ATGGGAAGCCTGAAAGAGGAAATGAAGACAACCGGATGGGCTGCCAGAGACCCATCTGGCGTTCTCTCCCCCTATACCTTCACTCTCCG GAACAAAGGAGCAGAAGACGTGTTGTTAAAGGTGATATGCTGCGGAATTTGCCACACCGATCTTCATCAGATCAAAAACGACCTCGGAATGTCAAATTATCCCATGGTTCCTGG ACATGAGGTGGTAGGTGAGGTAATGGAGGTGGGACCGGAAGTCACCAAATTTAAGGTAGGTGATTGCGTTGGTGTCGGGTGTCTCGTCGGTTGTTGTGGCAGCTGCCGCCCTTGCAAGGCGGACGTCGAGCAGTACTGTAACAAGAAGATATGGTCCTACAACGACGTCTACACCGACGGCCGCCCCACTCAAGGTGGCTTCGCCGGCTCCATGGTCGTCCACCAAAAGTTTGTGGTTAAGATACCGGAGGGGATGTCGCCGGAACAGGTGGCGCCGCTATTATGCGCCGGTGTCACTGTGTATAGCCCGTTGAACCATTTTGGGTTAAAAGAGAGTGGGTTAAGAGGAGGCATACTTGGGCTTGGTGGGGTTGGTCACATGGGTGTGTTGATAGCTAAAGCGATGGGACATCATGTCACCGTCATCTCTTCTTCTGATAAGAAGAAAGAAGAGGCTCTTGATGTCCTCGGAGCTGATGATTATCTCGTTAGCTCTGATGTTGAGCGGATGCATGAACTAGCAGACTCTTTTGACTATATTATTGATACAGTACCTGTTCATCATCCCCTCGAGCCTAGCCTAACATTGCTAAAACTTGATGGGAAGTTGATCTTGATGGGTGTGATCAATGTTCCATTGCAATTTGTTTCCCCTCTCCTCATGATTG GGAGAAAGACAATCACGGGAACCTTCATCGGTAGCATGACGGAGACCCAAGAGATGCTTGAGTTCTGCAAGGAAAAAGGAGTGAGATCGACAATCGAGGTAGTGAAGATGGATTATGTCAATACCGCGATGGAGAGGTTGGCTAAGAATGATGTTAGATACCGGTTTGTTGTGGATGTCATCGGTAGCAATCTTGGCAACGAATAA
- the LOC110921474 gene encoding protein YIPF5 homolog, giving the protein MSKDFNVPPVIFPTGGNPNTAPQRRLPTAPFQPPRSSNPSIPFMSFDIASTPQFTNISGGTGSTNFDDEPPLLEELGINTKQIWHKTLSILNPFRVKPDHHEQADLSGPFLFLMAFGLFQLVAGKLHFGIILGWVTVASLFLYVVFNMLAGRNGNLDLYRCLSLIGYCMLPIVMLSAFALFVPPQGGIVLMGVFVMWSTRVCTGLLVELVSYGDEHRGLVAICFVAFSALSGMDVKMK; this is encoded by the exons ATGTCGAAAGACTTCAACGTCCCGCCGGTCATCTTCCCCACCGGCGGCAATCCCAACACCGCCCCACAACGCCGCCTACCCACCGCCCCATTCCAACCACCCAGATCCTCAAACCCTAGCATCCCCTTCATGTCCTTCGACATCGCCTCCACCCCTCAATTCACCAACATCTCCGGCGGCACCGGCTCAACAAACTTCGACGACGAACCCCCTCTCCTCGAAGAACTCGGCATAAACACGAAACAAATCTGGCATAAAACCCTCTCAATTCTAAACCCGTTTCGAGTGAAACCAGATCATCACGAACAGGCTGATTTATCAGGTCCATTTTTGTTTCTTATGGCGTTTGGATTGTTTCAGTTGGTTGCTGGGAAGTTGCATTTTGGGATTATTTTGGGGTGGGTGACTGTGGCGTCTTTGTTTTTGTATGTGGTGTTTAATATGTTGGCTGGGAGGAATGGGAATCTGGATTTGTACAGGTGTTTGAGTTTGATTGGGTATTGTATGTTGCCGATTGTGATGTTGTCTGCGTTTGCTTTGTTTGTTCCTCCTCAAGGTGGGATTGTGTTGATGGGGGTTTTTGTCATGTGGTCCACTCGGGTTTGTACCGGGTTGCTGGTAGAGTTGGTGTCGTATGGGGATGAGCATCGCGGGCTTGTTGC GATATGCTTTGTAGCTTTTTCAGCATTGTCGGGTATGGATGTTAAAATGAAGTGA